The following are encoded together in the Xanthomonas sacchari genome:
- a CDS encoding LysR family transcriptional regulator, translated as MHDLNDLYYFAMVVDHGGFAAAERALGIPKSRLSRRISQLESDLGVRLLQRSTRRFAVTDLGMSVHRHAQTMLAEAQAAREVVDRLSAEPRGLVRVSVPVSLAQMQLPKLLPMFLDQYPKVRLQLNISNRRVDIINEGYDVALRVRSRLDDDGSLVMRSFGQVQELLVASPKYLDRAGRPKDPEELTSHVTLSISEDEARQRWELHGPAGEVRRVDLQPRVAGFDFPLLQSMVKDGFGITLLPETVCAEAVRNGELEVVLPEWSLPQGICHAVFASRRGLLPAVRVFIDFLAEHLPRQIEASRLDCGGNCPERTKARHSTLGAMAVEAG; from the coding sequence ATGCACGACCTCAACGATCTGTACTACTTCGCCATGGTGGTCGACCACGGCGGCTTCGCCGCCGCCGAACGCGCCCTGGGCATCCCCAAGTCGCGCCTGAGCCGCCGCATCAGCCAGCTGGAGAGCGACCTGGGCGTGCGTCTGCTGCAGCGCTCCACGCGCCGTTTCGCCGTCACCGACCTGGGCATGAGCGTGCATCGCCACGCCCAGACCATGCTGGCCGAGGCGCAGGCCGCACGCGAAGTGGTCGACCGGCTCAGCGCCGAGCCGCGCGGGCTGGTGCGGGTCAGCGTGCCGGTGTCGCTGGCGCAGATGCAGTTGCCCAAGCTGCTGCCGATGTTCCTGGACCAGTACCCCAAGGTGCGGCTGCAACTGAACATCAGCAACCGCCGCGTCGACATCATCAACGAAGGCTACGATGTCGCCCTGCGCGTGCGCTCTCGCCTGGACGACGACGGCAGCCTGGTGATGCGCAGCTTCGGCCAGGTCCAGGAACTGCTGGTCGCCAGCCCCAAGTACCTGGACCGCGCCGGCCGTCCCAAGGATCCCGAGGAATTGACCTCGCACGTCACCCTCAGCATCAGCGAGGACGAGGCGCGGCAGCGCTGGGAACTGCACGGCCCGGCCGGCGAAGTGCGCCGCGTCGACCTGCAGCCGCGCGTGGCGGGCTTCGACTTCCCGCTGCTGCAGTCGATGGTCAAGGACGGCTTCGGCATCACCCTGCTGCCCGAGACCGTCTGCGCCGAAGCGGTGCGCAACGGCGAACTGGAAGTGGTGCTGCCGGAATGGTCGCTGCCGCAGGGCATCTGCCATGCCGTGTTCGCCTCGCGCCGCGGCCTGCTGCCGGCGGTGCGCGTGTTCATCGACTTCCTCGCCGAACACCTGCCGCGCCAGATCGAAGCCTCGCGCCTGGACTGTGGCGGCAACTGTCCCGAACGCACCAAGGCTCGTCACTCGACCCTGGGCGCGATGGCGGTCGAGGCGGGTTGA
- the serS gene encoding serine--tRNA ligase — MLDPALLRQQPADLAERLRTSRGYALDVAALEALEADRKRIQVRTQELQSLRNSRSKAIGQAKAKGEDASALMAEVAGFGDELKASEQRLDEIRAQLETLALEIPNLPQADVPVGKDEADNVELQRWGSPRSFDFEVKDHVELGARHGWLDGESAAKLSGARFTVLRGPIARLHRALAQFMLDLHTGPHAYQETNVPVIVNADSLYGTGQLPKFEEDMFATALGEQKRYLISTSEISLTNLVRDEIVEAERLPLRMTAHSLCFRSEAGSGGRDTRGMIRQHQFEKVELVSVCRPEDSAAEHERMTRCAEVVLETLGLPYRKMLLCTGDMGFSASKTYDLEVWLPSQQTYREISSCSNCGDFQARRMQARWRNPATGKPELLHTLNGSGTAVGRAMIAVMENYQNADGSITVPDALRPYMGGAERIG, encoded by the coding sequence ATGCTCGATCCCGCTCTGCTTCGCCAACAGCCCGCCGACCTCGCCGAGCGCCTGCGCACCAGCCGCGGCTATGCGCTGGACGTGGCCGCCCTGGAGGCCCTGGAGGCCGACCGCAAGCGCATCCAGGTGCGGACCCAGGAACTGCAGAGCCTGCGCAACAGCCGTTCCAAGGCGATCGGCCAGGCCAAGGCCAAGGGCGAGGACGCGAGTGCGCTGATGGCCGAAGTGGCCGGCTTCGGCGACGAACTGAAGGCCTCCGAGCAACGCCTGGACGAGATCCGCGCGCAACTGGAGACGTTGGCGCTGGAGATTCCCAACCTGCCGCAGGCCGACGTGCCCGTGGGCAAGGACGAAGCCGACAACGTCGAACTGCAGCGCTGGGGCAGCCCGCGCAGCTTCGATTTCGAGGTCAAGGACCACGTCGAACTCGGCGCCCGCCACGGCTGGCTGGACGGCGAGTCCGCGGCTAAGCTGTCGGGCGCGCGCTTCACCGTGCTGCGCGGGCCGATCGCGCGCCTGCACCGCGCCCTGGCGCAGTTCATGCTGGACCTGCACACCGGCCCGCACGCCTATCAGGAAACCAACGTGCCGGTGATCGTCAACGCCGACAGCCTGTACGGCACCGGCCAGTTGCCGAAGTTCGAGGAAGACATGTTCGCCACCGCGCTGGGCGAACAGAAGCGCTACCTGATCTCCACCTCGGAGATCTCGCTGACCAACCTGGTGCGCGACGAGATCGTCGAGGCCGAGCGCCTGCCGCTGCGCATGACCGCGCACTCGCTGTGCTTCCGCTCCGAGGCCGGCAGCGGCGGCCGCGACACCCGCGGCATGATCCGCCAGCACCAGTTCGAGAAGGTGGAACTGGTCAGCGTGTGCCGCCCGGAAGACAGCGCCGCCGAACACGAGCGCATGACCCGCTGCGCCGAAGTGGTGCTGGAAACGCTCGGCTTGCCGTACCGCAAGATGCTGCTGTGCACCGGCGACATGGGCTTCTCCGCCAGCAAGACCTACGACCTGGAAGTCTGGCTGCCCTCGCAGCAGACCTATCGCGAGATCTCCTCCTGCTCCAACTGCGGCGATTTCCAGGCGCGGCGCATGCAGGCGCGCTGGCGCAACCCGGCCACCGGCAAGCCCGAACTGCTGCACACGCTCAACGGCTCCGGCACCGCGGTCGGCCGCGCCATGATCGCGGTGATGGAGAACTACCAGAACGCCGACGGCTCGATCACCGTGCCCGACGCGCTGCGCCCGTACATGGGCGGGGCCGAGCGGATCGGCTGA
- a CDS encoding energy transducer TonB, with protein MSTSPSSSKPGIVLHLPRRLLAIVGIAFVAGLLLFLVVWLVGRKDNDFYKPQPAQQVQQVQQDTEQVKPLPEPLPAGSAASSMPQAKPAPAGDAPKLVETAPTPPPTTEAPAPAAGSDGAGSTATALAPGDRPVPLEGQTPPPRYPPAALRRGDAGTVVVRVEVDASGAPAGVALVRRSGSRDLDRAAMETVRRWKFRPAQQNGRAVPASIEIPFDFKPGP; from the coding sequence ATGTCCACGTCGCCCTCGTCTTCCAAGCCCGGCATCGTGCTGCATCTGCCGCGGCGTCTGCTCGCGATCGTCGGCATCGCCTTCGTCGCCGGCCTGCTGCTGTTCCTGGTGGTGTGGCTGGTCGGACGCAAGGACAACGATTTCTACAAGCCGCAGCCGGCGCAGCAGGTGCAGCAGGTGCAGCAGGACACCGAACAGGTGAAGCCGCTGCCCGAGCCGCTGCCCGCCGGCAGCGCCGCCAGCAGCATGCCGCAGGCCAAGCCGGCGCCCGCCGGCGACGCACCGAAGCTGGTGGAGACCGCGCCGACCCCGCCGCCGACCACGGAAGCACCGGCTCCTGCCGCAGGCAGCGATGGCGCCGGCAGCACGGCCACCGCGCTGGCCCCGGGCGACCGCCCGGTGCCGCTGGAAGGACAGACCCCGCCGCCGCGCTATCCGCCAGCGGCGCTGCGCCGCGGCGATGCCGGCACCGTGGTGGTGCGAGTCGAGGTCGATGCCAGCGGCGCGCCTGCCGGCGTGGCCCTAGTGCGGCGCAGCGGCTCGCGCGACCTGGACCGCGCGGCGATGGAAACCGTGCGCCGCTGGAAGTTCCGCCCGGCGCAGCAGAACGGCCGCGCGGTGCCGGCCAGCATCGAGATCCCGTTCGACTTCAAGCCAGGACCGTAA
- the aroA gene encoding 3-phosphoshikimate 1-carboxyvinyltransferase → MMSNEQGWIATRGTALQGTLTVPGDKSVSHRAVMFAALADGTSRIEGFLEGEDTRSTAAIFARLGVRIETPSPSQRIVHGVGVDGLQAPQGELDCGNAGTGMRLLAGLLAAQPFDSVLVGDASLSKRPMRRVTEPLALMGARIDTEANGVPPLRIHGGQPLRGIDFVSPVASAQVKSAVLLAGLYAEGVTSVQEPHPTRDYTERMLSAFGVDIAFSPGQARLRGGQRLRATDIAVPADFSSAAFFIVAASIIPGSDITLKAVGLNPRRTGLLAALRLMGADIVEHNHSEHGGEPVADLRVRYAPLRGATIPESVVPDMIDEFPALFVAAAAAEGQTVVSGAAELRVKESDRLAAMATGLRSLGIVVDETPDGATIHGGTLGAGTIESHGDHRIAMAFAIAGQLAQGEVLIEDVANVATSFPGFDALARGAGFGLRSS, encoded by the coding sequence ATGATGAGCAACGAGCAAGGCTGGATCGCAACGCGCGGCACTGCGCTGCAGGGCACGCTGACGGTGCCGGGGGACAAGTCGGTGTCGCATCGGGCGGTGATGTTCGCGGCGTTGGCCGATGGGACGTCGCGGATCGAGGGGTTTCTCGAGGGCGAGGACACGCGTTCGACTGCGGCGATCTTCGCGCGGCTCGGGGTGCGGATCGAGACGCCGTCGCCGTCGCAGCGCATCGTGCATGGCGTGGGCGTGGATGGGCTGCAGGCGCCGCAGGGCGAGTTGGATTGCGGCAATGCCGGCACCGGCATGCGCCTGCTCGCCGGGCTGCTCGCGGCGCAGCCGTTCGACAGCGTGCTGGTCGGCGATGCGTCGCTGTCCAAGCGGCCGATGCGGCGGGTGACCGAGCCGCTGGCGCTGATGGGCGCGCGCATCGATACCGAGGCCAATGGCGTGCCGCCGCTGCGCATCCATGGCGGGCAGCCGCTGCGCGGCATCGACTTCGTCTCGCCGGTGGCCAGTGCCCAGGTCAAGTCGGCGGTGCTGCTGGCCGGGCTCTACGCCGAAGGCGTCACCTCGGTGCAGGAACCGCATCCCACCCGCGACTACACCGAGCGCATGCTGTCCGCATTCGGTGTGGACATCGCGTTCTCGCCGGGCCAGGCGCGGCTGCGCGGTGGTCAGCGCCTGCGCGCCACCGATATCGCGGTGCCGGCGGACTTCTCGTCGGCGGCGTTCTTCATCGTTGCGGCCAGCATCATTCCCGGCTCGGACATCACCCTGAAGGCGGTCGGGCTCAATCCGCGTCGCACCGGGCTGCTGGCGGCGCTGCGGCTGATGGGCGCGGACATCGTCGAGCACAACCACAGCGAGCACGGCGGCGAGCCGGTCGCCGACCTGCGCGTGCGCTATGCGCCGCTGCGCGGTGCGACGATTCCGGAGAGCGTGGTGCCGGACATGATCGACGAGTTCCCGGCGTTGTTCGTCGCCGCGGCCGCCGCCGAAGGCCAGACCGTGGTCAGCGGCGCGGCAGAGCTGCGGGTCAAGGAGTCGGACCGCCTGGCGGCGATGGCCACCGGATTGCGCAGCCTGGGCATCGTCGTCGACGAAACCCCGGACGGCGCCACCATTCACGGCGGCACGCTGGGCGCCGGGACCATCGAGAGCCACGGCGACCATCGCATCGCGATGGCCTTCGCCATCGCCGGGCAACTGGCGCAGGGCGAGGTGCTGATCGAGGACGTGGCGAATGTGGCGACGTCGTTCCCGGGCTTCGACGCGCTGGCGCGCGGCGCCGGCTTCGGATTGCGCAGCTCCTGA
- the pheA gene encoding prephenate dehydratase, protein MAAKPKKSPAADAKPAKSAKPAATPALADVRAKIDEIDRNIQALIAERAQFARQVGKAKGKLAAAVDYYRPEREAQVLRMVVDRNQGPLSDEVLVHVFREIMSACLAQQEPLKIGYLGPEGTFSQQAVLKHFGRSAVGLPMATIEEVFQEVESGNADFGVVPVENSGQGTIQVTLDMFLTSNLKICGETELRVHQFLLSRSGRLDAIERIYAHPQSFAQTAGWLRANLPKVEKIPVSSNAEGARRARNADDAAAIGGESAAHVYALKKVIMKSIEDDADNTTRFLVIGRQIFPPSGHDRTSVLVFIHDKPGALFDVLSPFARHGISMNRIESRPSHQAKWEYGFFIDLAGHVEDEAMKLALAELKAHSAQIKVLGSYPVAVP, encoded by the coding sequence ATGGCCGCAAAGCCGAAGAAATCTCCCGCCGCCGACGCCAAGCCGGCCAAGTCCGCGAAACCCGCCGCCACGCCGGCCCTGGCCGACGTGCGCGCCAAGATCGACGAGATCGACCGCAACATCCAGGCGTTGATCGCCGAGCGCGCGCAGTTCGCGCGCCAGGTCGGCAAGGCCAAGGGCAAGCTCGCCGCGGCGGTGGACTATTACCGCCCCGAGCGCGAGGCGCAGGTGCTGCGCATGGTGGTGGACCGCAACCAGGGCCCGCTCAGCGACGAGGTGCTGGTGCACGTGTTCCGCGAGATCATGTCCGCGTGCCTGGCGCAGCAGGAGCCGCTGAAGATCGGCTACCTGGGGCCGGAAGGCACCTTCAGCCAGCAGGCGGTGCTCAAGCACTTCGGTCGCTCGGCGGTGGGCCTGCCGATGGCCACTATCGAGGAAGTGTTCCAGGAAGTGGAAAGCGGCAACGCCGACTTCGGCGTGGTGCCGGTGGAGAACTCGGGGCAGGGCACGATCCAGGTCACCCTGGACATGTTCCTGACCTCCAACCTGAAGATCTGCGGCGAGACCGAGCTGCGCGTGCACCAGTTCCTGCTCTCGCGCAGCGGGCGGCTCGACGCGATCGAGCGGATCTATGCGCATCCGCAGTCGTTCGCGCAGACCGCCGGCTGGCTGCGCGCGAACCTGCCCAAGGTGGAGAAGATTCCGGTCTCCAGCAACGCCGAGGGCGCGCGCCGGGCGCGCAATGCCGACGATGCGGCGGCGATCGGTGGGGAAAGCGCGGCGCATGTGTATGCGCTGAAGAAGGTCATCATGAAGTCGATCGAGGACGACGCGGACAACACCACGCGCTTCCTGGTGATCGGGCGGCAGATCTTCCCGCCGTCGGGGCACGATCGCACGTCGGTGCTGGTATTCATCCACGACAAGCCGGGTGCGCTGTTCGATGTGCTCAGTCCGTTCGCGCGGCATGGGATCAGCATGAACCGGATCGAGTCGCGGCCGTCGCATCAGGCGAAGTGGGAGTACGGTTTCTTCATCGATCTGGCGGGGCATGTGGAGGATGAGGCGATGAAGTTGGCGTTGGCGGAGTTGAAGGCGCATTCGGCGCAGATCAAGGTGTTGGGGTCGTATCCGGTGGCAGTGCCTTGA
- the serC gene encoding 3-phosphoserine/phosphohydroxythreonine transaminase, which produces MTRAFNFSAGPAALPESVLRQAQAEMLEWNGVGASIVELSHRGAEFMEVAAQADADLRRLIGIPDDYAVLFLAGGATTQQALLALNFAAPGQTVDYVVTGHWGKTAIKQVGPYVDVHVAASSEADGFRDIPPRAAWQLREDAAYVHITANETIHGVEFRDTPDVGDVPLFADFSSSIASEPIDVSKYALIYAGAQKNLGPVGVTVVIIRRDLLERAGQPRADIFDYRSHVARDSMLNTPPTWNWYLAGLVFKWMLAEGGVEAFAARNQAKSALVYSAIDASGGFYRNEVAAAVRSRMNIPFFLPDETLTTRFVAESKAAGLLALKGHKAVGGIRASLYNAMPLTGAQALVAFMRDFQQRHG; this is translated from the coding sequence ATGACGCGCGCGTTCAATTTCAGTGCCGGCCCCGCTGCCTTGCCGGAATCGGTCCTGCGCCAGGCGCAGGCGGAGATGTTGGAGTGGAATGGCGTGGGCGCCTCGATCGTGGAGCTGAGCCACCGCGGCGCCGAGTTCATGGAGGTGGCGGCGCAGGCCGACGCCGACCTGCGCCGGCTGATCGGCATTCCCGACGACTATGCCGTGCTGTTCCTGGCCGGTGGCGCCACCACCCAGCAGGCGCTGCTGGCGCTGAACTTCGCCGCGCCCGGGCAGACCGTGGACTACGTGGTGACCGGGCACTGGGGCAAGACCGCGATCAAGCAGGTCGGGCCGTACGTCGACGTGCACGTGGCCGCCAGCAGCGAGGCCGACGGCTTCCGCGACATCCCGCCGCGCGCCGCATGGCAGCTGCGCGAGGATGCCGCCTACGTGCACATCACCGCCAACGAGACCATCCACGGCGTGGAGTTCCGCGACACGCCCGACGTCGGCGACGTGCCGCTGTTCGCCGATTTCAGCTCCAGCATCGCCTCCGAGCCGATCGACGTCTCCAAGTACGCGCTGATCTACGCCGGTGCGCAGAAGAACCTCGGCCCGGTCGGCGTCACGGTGGTGATCATCCGCCGCGACCTGCTCGAACGCGCCGGCCAGCCGCGCGCGGACATCTTCGACTATCGCTCGCACGTGGCGCGCGACTCCATGCTCAACACCCCGCCGACCTGGAACTGGTACCTGGCCGGGCTGGTGTTCAAATGGATGCTGGCCGAGGGTGGCGTGGAGGCGTTCGCCGCGCGCAACCAGGCCAAGTCGGCGCTGGTGTATTCGGCGATCGACGCCTCCGGTGGCTTCTATCGCAACGAAGTCGCGGCGGCGGTGCGCTCGCGGATGAACATCCCGTTCTTCCTGCCGGACGAGACCCTCACCACGCGCTTCGTCGCCGAGTCCAAGGCGGCCGGATTGCTGGCGCTGAAGGGCCACAAGGCGGTCGGCGGCATCCGCGCGTCGCTGTACAACGCCATGCCGCTGACCGGCGCGCAGGCACTGGTTGCGTTCATGCGCGACTTCCAGCAGCGCCACGGCTGA
- the msrP gene encoding protein-methionine-sulfoxide reductase catalytic subunit MsrP yields MSLRDALTVPSREITDEAVYRDRRRLLQALALTPVAGLVGCADAEPPAPPKTVVTPEQARSGFRTNEELTRYEDVTSYNNFYEFGTDKTDPSKAAKTLRTSPWSVKVSGECEKPGTLSLDDLLKGHTPEERIYRLRCVEGWSMVIPWLGVPLGDVLKRFAPTSKAKYVAFTTLADPQQMPGVRYSSIDWPYKEGLRIDEAMHPLTLLATGLYGKPLPQQNGAPLRLVVPWKYGFKSIKSIVEIRFVERMPETAWHELQPSEYGFFSNVNPAVDHPRWSQKTERRIAGKASKLFAERIPTRPFNGYADQVASLYAGMDLKKWY; encoded by the coding sequence ATGTCGTTGCGCGATGCCCTCACCGTTCCCAGCCGCGAGATCACCGACGAGGCGGTCTACCGCGACCGGCGGCGCCTGCTGCAGGCCCTGGCACTGACCCCGGTGGCCGGCCTGGTCGGCTGCGCCGACGCCGAACCACCGGCCCCGCCCAAGACCGTGGTGACCCCGGAGCAGGCACGCAGCGGGTTCCGCACCAACGAGGAGCTGACCCGCTACGAGGACGTGACCAGCTACAACAACTTCTACGAATTCGGCACCGACAAGACCGATCCGTCCAAGGCGGCCAAGACCCTGCGCACCTCGCCGTGGTCGGTGAAGGTGTCCGGCGAGTGCGAGAAGCCTGGCACGCTGAGCCTGGACGACCTACTCAAGGGCCACACGCCCGAGGAGCGGATCTACCGCCTGCGCTGCGTGGAAGGCTGGTCGATGGTGATCCCGTGGCTGGGCGTGCCGCTGGGCGATGTGCTCAAGCGCTTCGCGCCGACCTCCAAGGCCAAGTATGTCGCCTTCACCACCCTGGCCGATCCGCAGCAGATGCCCGGGGTCCGCTATAGCTCGATCGATTGGCCGTACAAGGAAGGCCTGCGCATCGACGAGGCCATGCACCCGCTGACCCTGCTCGCCACCGGCCTGTACGGCAAGCCGCTGCCGCAGCAGAACGGCGCGCCGCTGCGGCTGGTGGTGCCGTGGAAGTACGGCTTCAAGAGCATCAAGTCGATCGTGGAGATCCGCTTCGTCGAGCGCATGCCGGAGACCGCCTGGCACGAACTGCAACCGTCCGAGTACGGCTTCTTCTCCAACGTCAATCCGGCGGTGGACCATCCGCGTTGGAGCCAGAAGACCGAGCGCCGTATCGCCGGCAAGGCCAGCAAACTGTTCGCCGAGCGCATTCCCACCCGCCCGTTCAACGGCTATGCCGACCAGGTGGCGTCGCTGTATGCGGGGATGGATCTGAAGAAATGGTATTGA
- the msrQ gene encoding protein-methionine-sulfoxide reductase heme-binding subunit MsrQ produces MAKTSASVIAAKAVVHALALAPMAYLGWQFWQVWQTGSDALGADPVAEVEHRTGLWALRLLLLTLAITPLRQLTGQSALLRFRRMLGLYAFFYATVHLGAYLGLDLRGYWTQIFEEIVKRPYITVGFLAWLLLVPLAITSTQGWMRRLKRNWGKLHKAIYAIGVLAVLHFWWLVKSDIREPLLYAAILAVLLGWRGWRALSARRTTAGR; encoded by the coding sequence ATGGCTAAGACCTCCGCTTCAGTGATCGCCGCCAAGGCGGTGGTGCATGCGCTGGCGCTGGCGCCGATGGCGTACCTGGGCTGGCAGTTCTGGCAGGTGTGGCAGACCGGCAGCGATGCGTTGGGCGCCGATCCGGTGGCCGAGGTCGAGCATCGCACCGGGTTGTGGGCGCTGCGGCTGCTGCTGTTGACCCTGGCCATCACCCCGCTACGGCAACTGACCGGGCAATCGGCGCTGCTGCGCTTCCGGCGCATGCTCGGGCTGTACGCGTTCTTCTACGCGACCGTGCATCTGGGAGCCTATCTGGGGCTGGACCTGCGCGGCTACTGGACGCAGATCTTCGAGGAGATCGTCAAACGCCCGTACATCACCGTGGGTTTCCTGGCCTGGCTGCTGCTGGTGCCGCTGGCGATCACCTCCACCCAGGGCTGGATGCGCCGGCTCAAGCGCAACTGGGGCAAGCTGCACAAGGCGATCTATGCGATCGGCGTGCTCGCCGTGCTGCACTTCTGGTGGCTGGTGAAGTCGGACATCCGCGAACCGCTGCTGTACGCGGCGATCCTGGCGGTGCTGCTGGGCTGGCGCGGCTGGCGGGCGCTCAGCGCGCGCCGAACCACAGCAGGCCGCTGA
- a CDS encoding FHA domain-containing protein → MHDLLVHFSNRQHPDRPLRAGVHRIVRLASGQVSVVDDTQGALLLAQFCLDRRGLWLQVANGSRGIHVNGRPVRRMALLRAGDAVYADGVEMVVQGKCEPLQRLPEVSEAEHDDPRLVLRGVGGPHHGRSFTVDRVRSVGRLRECDIRIDDPACAEQHARLERHGERVLLRGFGEAQTQVNGVAVRSCWLQPGDQVVFDAQHRFVLEVPQVVGAEPLRDDPALAALALTPAVAPRPATARRWPWLLLSALLLAAALSGLLWFGAR, encoded by the coding sequence GTGCACGATCTGCTAGTCCATTTCAGCAACCGCCAACACCCCGACCGGCCCCTGCGCGCGGGCGTGCATCGCATCGTGCGGCTGGCCTCTGGCCAGGTCAGCGTGGTCGACGACACCCAGGGCGCATTGCTGCTGGCGCAGTTCTGCCTGGACCGGCGCGGTCTGTGGCTGCAGGTCGCCAACGGCAGCCGCGGTATCCACGTCAACGGCCGCCCGGTGCGGCGCATGGCGCTGCTGCGCGCCGGCGACGCGGTCTACGCCGATGGCGTCGAAATGGTGGTGCAGGGCAAGTGCGAGCCGCTGCAGCGCCTGCCCGAGGTCAGCGAGGCCGAACACGACGATCCGCGCCTGGTGCTGCGCGGCGTCGGCGGCCCGCACCATGGCCGCAGCTTCACCGTGGACCGCGTACGCAGCGTCGGCCGCCTGCGCGAGTGCGACATCCGCATCGACGATCCGGCCTGCGCCGAGCAGCACGCGCGCCTGGAACGGCACGGCGAGCGGGTGCTGCTGCGCGGCTTCGGCGAGGCGCAGACCCAGGTCAACGGCGTCGCCGTGCGCAGCTGCTGGCTGCAGCCCGGCGACCAGGTGGTATTCGATGCCCAGCACCGCTTCGTGCTCGAAGTCCCGCAGGTCGTCGGTGCCGAGCCGCTGCGCGACGACCCCGCCCTGGCCGCGCTCGCGCTGACCCCGGCGGTGGCGCCGCGTCCGGCCACCGCGCGACGCTGGCCGTGGCTGTTGCTCAGCGCCTTGTTGCTGGCTGCCGCGCTCAGCGGCCTGCTGTGGTTCGGCGCGCGCTGA
- a CDS encoding polyhydroxyalkanoic acid system family protein: MSSIDIRHDHDKTPAQARKAIETAAKKLAERFDLESHWDGDSLLFSRSGVDGRIELLPKQVHVTAELGFLLSAMKGTVESEIRRVLSEKLG; this comes from the coding sequence ATGTCCAGCATCGACATCCGCCACGACCACGACAAGACCCCCGCGCAGGCGCGCAAGGCCATCGAAACCGCCGCCAAGAAACTGGCCGAGCGCTTCGACCTGGAATCGCACTGGGATGGCGATTCCTTGCTGTTCTCGCGCTCGGGCGTGGACGGTCGCATCGAACTGCTGCCCAAGCAGGTGCACGTGACCGCTGAATTGGGCTTCCTGCTGTCGGCGATGAAGGGCACGGTGGAAAGCGAGATTCGGCGGGTGCTGTCGGAAAAGCTGGGCTGA